In the genome of Egibacteraceae bacterium, the window TGAGCCGCTCGATCCGCTCACCGGTTGGCGGGAAGTCGATGCCGAGCGCGTGATGCTCCCGGGCGTGCCAGGCGGCGCCGAGCCCGAAGTCGAGCCGCCCAGCGGAGACGTGGTCGACCGTAACGGCCTGGGCGACCAGGACCGACGGATGGCGATAGGTGACGCCGGTGACGAGCGCGCCGAGGCGCACGCGCTCGGTGGTCGCCGCGAGGGCCGCGAGCAGCGTCCACCCCTCCAGGCACGGACCCCTCGGGTCGCCGTAGAGCGGGGAGAAGTGGTCGAAGACCCAGACGCTCGTGAAGCCGGCGTCCTCCGCGAAGCGAACCCGCCGTGCCAGCTCCTCCCACGAGAGCTGGTGCTGGGCGACGTCGAGCCCGAAGTCCATTGGTGCACCCTAGTACATCCCCTTGGTGGCCATGATCTGCACGGTCAGGTCAGGTTCTGGGTCGACTCTCCGTGTCCTCGAGTCGTAGGCTATGGAGCCCCGATCCGGTCAGCCGACGCACTGACCAGGCATTTTGAATGGCTCTACTGCTGGGCAGGAACGCCGGCGCTCTGGACGGAGACGGATCGGCGACGCCTACGTCGGTGAGGTGCACAAGTGGGCGAAGCGCCATCCGGCGGCCGTGCGGGGCTGGTCACGGTCGGCGGCGCTGAGCAGCAGGTAGGAGGCGGCGAAGTCGCCGGCCGTCTGGGCGTCGAGGAAGGCGGTCACCGCCGCCTCGGGGTGTCGGCCGGCGCCGCGGACGCCCGCGATCGCGCCGGTCAGGCCGACGGCGAGAGCCACGCCGACGGCGGCCACCAGCAGCGTCTGCACGGCGACGGGCACCCGGGCGGCGCCACGGGGGCCGCCTGGGGGCGTCCTCCCGACCTCGTGCGCGTGCGGTGTGACGTACTCGTCAACGTCGCTTCGGCGCAACGCCGTCCCTCTCGCCCGATCCCATCCAACCGGGCGGCCGGACACGAACACACAAGGGAGTTTCCGCGCCGCCCGTTCGCCGGTCGGGTCGCATCTTCCTGAATCTCCGTCGCTCGCGAGCCCGGCTACTGTGGAGACCGGAGTCCGACACCCACCGCGCCGCAGGCCTGGGGCCCCCGAAAGGTAAACCGACGCAGATCGGCGATGGTCGTACGGCGCTCCTGACCGTGGCGGTGCTCGCGCTCCTCGCGGGCCTCGCGATCGGCCGGTTCGTCACGTACGAGCCGCCGGCCCGGCCCGCGGCTGCGCCCACGGCGGCGCGCACGCTCGAGGCCCGGGTGGCGAGCCTGGAGCGCGCGGTCGAGGCCGACCCCGCCGACCTCGAGTCCTGGCAGGCCCTGGGCGTCGCCTACACGCAGCGTGCGCTCGAGGTCGGCGACCCGGCCTTCTACGAGCTGGCGGGGCGGGCGCTCGACCGCGCCGACGGCCTCGACAGGGAGCACGCGGCCACGCTGCTGGCTCGCGGCCACCTCGCGCTGGCGCTCCACGACTTCGCGGGGGCGCGCGAGTACGGCGAGCGGGCCCGGCGGCTGCGGCCGCACAGCGCTGAGGTCCTCGGTGTGCTCGTCGACGCCGCCGTGGAGCTCGGCGACTACGACGCGGCCGCCAGGCACCTCCAGGACATGCTCGACCTTCGGCCCTCGCTGCCCGCGCTGGCGCGGACGTCCTACCTCCGTGAGCTGCACGGCGACCTCGCCGGGGCGGTCAAGGCCATGCAGCGCGCCGAGTCCGCCGGCTCGGGCTCCGCGTTCGACGTGGCCACCGTCCGGGCACTCCTCGGCAACCTGCACTTCATGGGCGGGGACCTGCCCGCCGCCGAGGCCGCTCACGTCCGGGCGCTCGAGGCGGCCCCGGGGCTGGTCGCCGCCGAGGTCGGGCTGGCCCGGGT includes:
- a CDS encoding tetratricopeptide repeat protein, encoding MAVLALLAGLAIGRFVTYEPPARPAAAPTAARTLEARVASLERAVEADPADLESWQALGVAYTQRALEVGDPAFYELAGRALDRADGLDREHAATLLARGHLALALHDFAGAREYGERARRLRPHSAEVLGVLVDAAVELGDYDAAARHLQDMLDLRPSLPALARTSYLRELHGDLAGAVKAMQRAESAGSGSAFDVATVRALLGNLHFMGGDLPAAEAAHVRALEAAPGLVAAEVGLARVEAARGDTGAAIERLTAVVDRFPQPDAVILLGDLHARAGDHELAREQHALARVIARLQEDAGQNVDLELALFEADRGEDPERALELARRAYDARPANVYAADVLAWALLRAGRAEEAVAPMEDALRLDTADPLVRFHAAEVFAATGDTDRARNELAMALERNPWFSVAHHERARELAGRLGVAPPVAWDDAG